From Triticum urartu cultivar G1812 chromosome 2, Tu2.1, whole genome shotgun sequence, a single genomic window includes:
- the LOC125541522 gene encoding probable CCR4-associated factor 1 homolog 11, producing the protein MLPALMSLPGNVVVRPVWAHNLQDEVELIESLLPRFRYAAVDTEFPGTVYRSKVPAYALTEEKKYALLKANVDGLHLIQLGLTLFDAAGRLPDLGTGGAVQYVWEFNFREFDVRRHRYAPESIELLRGKGVDFDRTRREGIDGAALGPRLRKLLRGGLGDAGVITFSGTYDLAYLVKLMLGRGYKLPATPAQFESVVKAMVRKRLYDVKEMARRCPGDVDLRGGLDRVAGKLDVRRAVGEAHQAGSDSLLTCQAFMKIRERYFVDDHELTTLAGVVAGVTVC; encoded by the coding sequence ATGTTGCCGGCATTGATGTCGCTGCCGGGTAACGTGGTGGTGCGGCCAGTGTGGGCGCACAATCTGCAGGACGAGGTGGAGCTAATCGAGTCGCTCCTGCCACGCTTCCGGTACGCCGCAGTCGACACGGAATTCCCGGGGACGGTGTACCGGTCCAAGGTGCCGGCGTACGCACTCACGGAGGAGAAGAAGTACGCCCTGCTCAAGGCGAACGTCGACGGGCTGCACCTGATCCAACTAGGCCTCACCCTGTTCGACGCGGCGGGCCGGCTCCCGGACCTTGGCACCGGCGGCGCCGTGCAGTACGTGTGGGAGTTCAACTTTCGCGAATTCGACGTCCGGCGCCACCGCTATGCACCCGAATCAATTGAGCTGCTGCGGGGCAAGGGCGTGGACTTCGACCGGACACGCCGGGAGGGAATCGACGGGGCGGCGTTGGGCCCGCGGCTGCGCAAGCTGCTGCGCGGTGGCCTTGGCGATGCCGGGGTGATCACGTTCAGTGGCACCTACGACCTGGCGTACCTCGTCAAGCTGATGCTAGGCCGCGGGTACAAGCTGCCCGCCACGCCGGCGCAGTTCGAGAGCGTCGTGAAGGCCATGGTCCGCAAGAGGCTGTACGACGTTAAAGAGATGGCGCGTCGCTGCCCTGGCGACGTCGACCTCCGCGGCGGGCTGGACCGCGTGGCCGGGAAACTGGACGTGAGGCGGGCCGTCGGTGAGGCGCACCAGGCCGGTTCCGATAGCCTGCTCACGTGCCAGGCGTTCATGAAGATACGGGAGCGCTACTTCGTCGACGACCACGAGCTGACGACCCTCGCTGGCGTGGTGGCCGGCGTCACCGTGTGCTGA